The Hymenobacter sp. DG01 genome has a segment encoding these proteins:
- a CDS encoding OsmC family protein → MSTATAQYAGNLRTEATHVASGNTILTDAPVDNHGRGEAFSPTDLVATALGSCMMTIMGIVAERHALDLTGVRWEVTKHMVAEPRRIGQIDVTFRLPATLTEKEQTILENAARTCPVALSLNPEIRQEVRFLYE, encoded by the coding sequence ATGAGCACTGCCACCGCCCAATACGCCGGTAATCTGCGTACCGAAGCTACCCACGTAGCCTCCGGCAATACCATCCTGACCGATGCTCCCGTGGACAACCACGGCCGGGGCGAGGCCTTCTCCCCCACCGACCTGGTAGCAACGGCCCTGGGCTCCTGCATGATGACCATTATGGGCATTGTGGCCGAGCGCCACGCCCTGGACCTGACCGGCGTACGCTGGGAGGTAACCAAGCACATGGTGGCCGAACCCCGCCGCATCGGGCAGATAGACGTTACGTTCCGCCTGCCCGCTACCCTCACAGAGAAGGAGCAGACCATCCTGGAAAATGCCGCCCGCACCTGCCCGGTGGCCCTGAGCTTAAACCCGGAAATCCGCCAGGAGGTTCGGTTCCTTTATGAGTAA
- the lipA gene encoding lipoyl synthase: MLTLPIIQPEAAAPVAPAKPRKPDWLRVKLPVGPAYANVRRLVDEHKLHTICESGNCPNMGECWGAGTATFMILGNVCTRSCSFCAVATGRPTEYDLDEPRRVAEAIQLMGVKHAVITSVNRDELKDRGASVWYETVVQTKLLSPTTTIETLIPDVKANWDALDTMIAGGQEVVSHNMETVGSLYRLVRPQAKYDRSLEQIRRTKQAGKRTKSGIMLGLGETKDEMYQAMDDLAANGLDILTLGQYLQPTKRHIEVAEFIHPDLFAHYKEEGLKRGLKYVESGPLVRSSYHAERHVNVPI; encoded by the coding sequence TTGCTGACCCTGCCCATCATTCAGCCCGAGGCGGCTGCCCCTGTTGCGCCCGCCAAACCGCGCAAGCCCGACTGGCTGCGCGTGAAGCTGCCAGTGGGCCCGGCCTACGCCAATGTCCGCCGCCTGGTGGACGAACATAAGCTGCACACCATCTGCGAAAGCGGCAACTGCCCCAACATGGGCGAGTGCTGGGGCGCCGGTACGGCTACCTTCATGATTCTGGGCAACGTGTGCACGCGCTCCTGCTCGTTCTGCGCTGTGGCCACCGGCCGCCCCACCGAGTACGACCTCGACGAGCCCCGCCGGGTGGCCGAAGCCATTCAGCTCATGGGCGTGAAGCACGCTGTTATTACCTCCGTAAACCGAGATGAACTCAAGGACCGGGGGGCCAGCGTGTGGTACGAGACTGTGGTGCAAACCAAGCTGCTCAGCCCCACTACCACCATCGAAACCCTGATTCCGGATGTGAAAGCCAACTGGGATGCCCTCGATACAATGATAGCCGGCGGCCAGGAGGTAGTATCGCACAACATGGAAACGGTGGGCAGCCTCTACCGCCTCGTGCGGCCCCAGGCCAAGTACGACCGTAGCCTGGAGCAGATCCGGCGCACTAAGCAGGCCGGCAAGCGCACCAAGTCGGGCATTATGCTGGGCCTGGGCGAAACCAAAGACGAAATGTACCAGGCCATGGACGACCTGGCTGCCAACGGCCTCGACATCCTGACCCTGGGCCAGTACCTGCAGCCCACCAAGCGCCACATTGAGGTAGCCGAATTCATTCACCCCGACCTGTTTGCTCACTACAAGGAAGAAGGCCTGAAGCGCGGCCTCAAGTACGTAGAAAGCGGCCCGCTGGTACGCTCCAGCTACCACGCCGAGCGCCACGTAAACGTACCCATCTAA
- a CDS encoding DUF4136 domain-containing protein, whose amino-acid sequence MNRIPKFLTRPLTLSVLGLTLLLGASGCATTARVGVTSDFDHSVNFRSYKTWAWYPQQPTDTEGGPAKGYESFLDKRIRAAVEQQLTAKGLSRVDKNPDVFVAYSARVEDKQRSTGGAYGPYGYPYWYGYGGFYNRGFNQGIVDYKAGTVILDFVDARRKELAWRGQGQAQVDNQTISEPEVQRIVTSILGNYPPGAEQASR is encoded by the coding sequence ATGAACCGCATTCCCAAATTCTTGACCCGTCCCCTGACGCTGTCGGTGCTAGGGCTGACCCTGTTGCTGGGGGCCAGCGGCTGCGCCACCACGGCGCGCGTGGGCGTTACCTCCGATTTCGACCACTCCGTTAACTTCCGCAGCTACAAAACCTGGGCCTGGTACCCGCAGCAGCCCACCGATACGGAGGGTGGCCCGGCCAAGGGCTACGAGTCGTTCCTGGACAAGCGCATCCGGGCCGCCGTGGAGCAGCAGCTCACGGCCAAAGGACTGTCGAGGGTTGACAAAAACCCCGATGTGTTTGTGGCCTACAGTGCCCGCGTGGAAGACAAGCAGCGCAGCACTGGCGGCGCTTACGGCCCCTACGGCTACCCGTACTGGTACGGCTACGGCGGCTTTTACAACCGTGGCTTCAACCAGGGCATAGTAGATTACAAAGCCGGCACTGTTATCCTCGACTTCGTGGATGCCCGCCGCAAGGAGCTAGCCTGGCGCGGCCAGGGTCAGGCCCAGGTAGATAACCAGACTATTTCGGAGCCTGAAGTGCAGCGCATTGTAACCAGCATCCTGGGCAACTACCCTCCCGGAGCTGAGCAAGCCAGCCGCTAA
- the gcvP gene encoding aminomethyl-transferring glycine dehydrogenase → MLLQPKPADVFVDRHNGPDEAAVAEMLRTIGVESIDQLIDETVPAAIRLKKPLNLPAALTERAFLAKFKRIAGQNKLFKNYIGLGYHDTQLPPVIQRNILENPGWYTAYTPYQAEIAQGRLEALINYQTMVIDLTGLEIANASLLDEGTAAAETLHMFHSLTKKKNATRYFVSDQVLPQTIDVLRTRATPLGIELVVGDHRTVDLTDESLFGAILQYPAADGAVYGYTDFISKAHDNNLFVTVAADLLALTLLTPPGEMGADAVVGNSQRFGVPMGYGGPHAGFLATKDAFKRVIPGRIIGQSIDAAGNKAYRMALQTREQHIRREKATSNICTAQVLLSVLAGMYAVYHGPQRIRQFAANVHALTQTLNGALTGLGLEQTNEHYFDTLDIQLESAELQQAIRQEAEAAGINFRYFGENQVGISLNQNTEIEDVQDIVAVFAKVLGKEAAAVSLPSEVSVNWTDELIRKSEYLTHPIFNSHHSEHEMLRYMKQLENKDLSLAHSMIPLGSCTMKLNATAEMIPVTWPEIGGLHPFAPREQAQGYAEIFRDLEAWLCEVTGFAAVSLQPNSGAQGEYAGLLAIKGYHDARGDQHRNVALIPASAHGTNPASAVMAGMQVVVVKSTEEGNIDVEDLKAKAAQYADKLSCLMVTYPSTHGVYEETIIDICQTIHNHGGRVYMDGANMNAQVGLTSPATIGADVCHLNLHKTFCIPHGGGGPGVGPIGVVADLAPYLPGHVLVDADGRTAGAVTSAPWGSASILPISYAYISMMGGEGLTEATRTAILNANYIKARLEAHYPVLYTGANGRCAHEMILDCRQFKKAGIEVEDIAKRLMDYGFHAPTVSFPVAGTLMVEPTESESKEELDRFIEAMIGIRKEIAAVEEGRADQKDNLLKHAPHTAAAVLTADWNRPYTREEAVYPTEYVRAAKFWPAVARIDSAYGDRNLICACTPVEQYADAEEKLVETDKGPSY, encoded by the coding sequence ATGTTGCTTCAACCCAAGCCCGCCGATGTATTCGTGGACCGCCATAATGGCCCCGACGAAGCTGCGGTAGCTGAAATGCTGCGCACCATTGGCGTGGAGTCGATTGACCAGCTCATCGACGAAACTGTGCCGGCCGCCATTCGCCTGAAGAAGCCGCTGAACCTGCCCGCTGCCCTCACGGAGCGGGCTTTTTTGGCGAAGTTCAAGCGTATTGCCGGCCAGAATAAGCTGTTCAAAAACTACATCGGTCTGGGTTACCACGACACCCAGCTGCCGCCTGTAATCCAGCGCAACATTCTGGAAAACCCGGGCTGGTACACCGCCTACACCCCCTACCAGGCCGAAATTGCCCAGGGCCGCCTCGAAGCCCTCATCAACTACCAGACTATGGTAATTGACCTGACGGGCCTGGAAATTGCCAACGCTTCCCTGCTCGACGAAGGCACCGCCGCCGCCGAGACCCTGCACATGTTCCATTCCCTGACCAAAAAGAAGAACGCTACCCGCTACTTCGTTTCGGATCAGGTGCTGCCCCAAACCATTGACGTGCTGCGCACCCGCGCCACACCCCTGGGCATTGAGCTGGTAGTAGGCGACCACCGCACGGTTGACCTCACCGATGAGTCGCTGTTCGGAGCCATCCTGCAATACCCGGCCGCCGATGGTGCCGTGTACGGCTACACCGACTTCATCTCGAAGGCCCACGACAACAACCTGTTTGTAACCGTGGCCGCCGACCTGCTGGCCCTTACGCTACTCACGCCTCCCGGCGAAATGGGTGCTGATGCCGTGGTAGGTAACTCCCAGCGCTTCGGGGTACCCATGGGCTACGGCGGACCGCACGCCGGTTTCCTGGCTACCAAAGATGCCTTCAAGCGCGTAATCCCGGGCCGTATTATCGGTCAGAGCATTGACGCGGCCGGCAACAAGGCCTACCGCATGGCCCTGCAAACCCGCGAGCAGCACATCCGCCGCGAAAAGGCTACCTCCAACATCTGCACCGCCCAGGTGCTGCTGTCGGTGCTGGCCGGCATGTACGCCGTGTACCACGGCCCTCAGCGCATCCGTCAGTTTGCCGCCAACGTGCACGCCCTGACCCAAACGCTGAACGGCGCCCTCACCGGCCTGGGCCTGGAGCAAACCAACGAGCACTACTTCGACACGCTGGATATCCAGCTGGAAAGCGCCGAGCTGCAGCAGGCCATCCGTCAGGAAGCCGAAGCCGCTGGCATTAACTTCCGCTACTTCGGCGAAAACCAGGTAGGCATTTCTCTGAACCAGAACACCGAAATCGAGGATGTGCAGGACATCGTGGCCGTGTTTGCCAAGGTGTTGGGCAAAGAGGCAGCTGCGGTTTCCCTACCCTCCGAAGTATCGGTAAACTGGACGGACGAGCTGATCCGTAAGAGCGAGTACCTGACCCACCCCATCTTCAACTCGCACCACTCCGAGCACGAGATGCTGCGCTACATGAAGCAGCTGGAAAACAAGGACCTGAGCCTGGCTCACTCCATGATTCCGCTGGGCTCATGCACCATGAAGCTCAACGCCACCGCCGAGATGATTCCGGTGACCTGGCCAGAAATCGGTGGTTTACACCCCTTCGCTCCGCGCGAGCAAGCCCAGGGCTACGCCGAAATCTTCCGCGACCTGGAAGCGTGGCTCTGCGAAGTAACTGGCTTTGCCGCCGTGAGCCTGCAGCCCAACTCCGGGGCTCAGGGCGAGTACGCTGGTCTGCTAGCCATCAAAGGCTACCACGATGCCCGCGGCGACCAGCACCGCAACGTAGCCCTGATTCCGGCTTCGGCCCACGGCACCAACCCCGCTTCGGCTGTTATGGCCGGTATGCAGGTAGTGGTAGTAAAGAGCACCGAGGAAGGTAACATCGACGTGGAGGACCTGAAGGCCAAAGCTGCGCAGTATGCCGACAAGCTTAGCTGCCTGATGGTAACCTACCCCAGCACGCACGGCGTGTACGAGGAAACCATCATCGACATCTGCCAGACCATCCATAACCACGGCGGCCGCGTGTATATGGATGGCGCCAACATGAATGCCCAGGTAGGCCTGACCTCGCCCGCCACCATCGGGGCCGACGTGTGCCACCTGAACCTGCACAAAACCTTCTGCATCCCGCACGGCGGCGGCGGACCCGGCGTGGGCCCCATTGGCGTAGTTGCCGACCTGGCTCCCTACCTGCCCGGCCACGTGCTGGTGGATGCCGATGGCCGCACGGCCGGCGCGGTTACTTCGGCTCCCTGGGGCTCGGCCAGCATTCTGCCGATCAGCTACGCCTACATTTCGATGATGGGCGGCGAGGGGCTGACGGAGGCTACCCGCACGGCTATCCTGAATGCCAACTACATCAAGGCCCGCCTGGAAGCGCACTACCCCGTGCTGTACACCGGAGCCAACGGCCGCTGCGCCCACGAAATGATTCTGGACTGCCGCCAGTTCAAGAAGGCCGGCATTGAGGTAGAGGACATTGCCAAGCGCCTGATGGACTACGGCTTCCACGCGCCCACCGTATCGTTCCCGGTAGCGGGCACGCTGATGGTGGAGCCCACGGAGTCAGAAAGCAAAGAAGAGTTGGACCGCTTCATTGAGGCCATGATTGGCATCCGCAAGGAAATTGCCGCCGTGGAAGAAGGCCGCGCTGACCAGAAAGACAACCTGCTCAAGCACGCGCCGCACACCGCGGCAGCCGTGCTCACCGCCGACTGGAACCGCCCCTATACCCGCGAAGAGGCTGTGTACCCCACCGAGTACGTGCGCGCTGCCAAGTTCTGGCCCGCCGTGGCCCGCATCGACTCTGCCTACGGCGACCGGAACCTCATCTGCGCTTGCACCCCCGTGGAGCAGTACGCCGATGCCGAGGAGAAGCTGGTAGAAACTGATAAAGGTCCTTCGTACTAA
- a CDS encoding NAD(P)-dependent oxidoreductase translates to MRHLTIGLIREGKVPPDKRVPLTPKKCAEAEARFPGLKVVVQESAIRCFSDQEYRDLGIEVRPDVSDCDILMGVKEVPVAQLIPDKTYLFFSHTVKKQPANRELLRQVLARNITLIDYEMLTNEQGERIVAFGRWAGIVGAYNGLLTYGRKHNLFQLKPAYQCVDMEDMQEEFFKVKRLPPIKIAVTGSGRVAQGAVEVLNMMRIRRVSVYDYLYLEFNEPVYTQLRSSDYNRRRDGRVWDTPDFHRNPHEYESTFQNFLPVTHLLIACAYWHPAAPRLFTEDDICQPGFCINTIADVTCDVNGSIPTTKRASSIQEPAFDYNCQTRELEPAYSRPDNITVMAVDNLPCELPRNASRDFGRQLIDNVLPHLVHEGGADEVVERATIARHGQLTERYQYLTDYVA, encoded by the coding sequence ATGCGTCACCTTACCATTGGCCTGATCCGCGAAGGCAAAGTCCCGCCTGATAAGCGCGTGCCGCTCACGCCCAAGAAATGCGCCGAAGCCGAAGCCCGCTTTCCGGGGCTGAAAGTGGTGGTGCAGGAAAGCGCCATCCGCTGCTTTTCTGACCAGGAATACCGCGACCTGGGCATTGAAGTGCGCCCCGATGTATCGGACTGCGACATTCTGATGGGCGTAAAGGAAGTGCCCGTGGCCCAGCTGATTCCCGACAAAACCTACCTCTTCTTCTCGCACACCGTGAAAAAGCAGCCCGCCAACCGGGAGCTGCTACGCCAGGTGCTGGCCCGAAACATCACTCTGATCGACTACGAAATGCTCACGAATGAGCAGGGGGAGCGGATTGTGGCGTTTGGGCGCTGGGCCGGCATTGTGGGCGCTTACAACGGCCTGCTCACGTATGGTCGCAAGCACAACCTCTTCCAGCTGAAGCCTGCCTACCAGTGCGTGGATATGGAGGATATGCAGGAGGAGTTCTTCAAGGTGAAGCGCCTGCCGCCCATCAAAATTGCTGTAACCGGCTCGGGGCGCGTGGCCCAGGGCGCGGTGGAGGTACTGAACATGATGCGCATCCGGCGCGTGAGCGTGTATGACTACCTCTATCTGGAGTTTAACGAGCCCGTGTACACCCAGCTGCGCAGCTCCGACTACAACCGCCGCCGCGACGGCCGCGTGTGGGATACGCCCGACTTTCACCGCAACCCGCACGAGTACGAAAGCACGTTTCAGAACTTCCTGCCCGTTACCCATTTGCTGATTGCCTGTGCCTACTGGCACCCCGCGGCCCCGCGGCTGTTCACCGAGGACGACATCTGCCAGCCGGGCTTCTGCATCAATACCATTGCCGACGTAACCTGCGACGTAAACGGCTCCATCCCGACGACCAAACGGGCCAGTAGCATTCAGGAGCCAGCCTTCGATTACAACTGCCAGACCCGGGAGCTGGAGCCAGCGTATTCGCGCCCCGACAACATTACCGTCATGGCCGTGGATAACCTGCCCTGCGAGCTGCCCCGCAACGCCAGCCGTGACTTTGGCCGCCAGCTCATCGACAACGTGCTACCCCATCTGGTGCACGAAGGCGGTGCCGATGAGGTAGTAGAACGCGCCACCATTGCCCGCCATGGCCAGCTCACCGAGCGGTACCAGTACCTGACGGATTACGTGGCATAG
- a CDS encoding DUF1206 domain-containing protein, translated as MTTSNSILSAVPTSPSSGIRALARFGFAAKGIVYLLMGLLALLAASGQKGGQTADKKQAVQTLQDLPGGQVLLGLVAFGLVGYIVWRFTQALMDTEDKGSGAKGIGRRLGYAGSGLLYGSLAWFAAQLAMDGTASSGGNGQQTFTAKVLGWPGGEWIIMALGLAIIGGGIYQIYRAYSGKFHKHVNASGLPANQQQVVYRTGQVGYTARGIVMGIIGYFFLQAGQQSRAEAVGTTDEAFDLLASMGPVVLAVVALGLMAYGLYMLVQARFPVLRV; from the coding sequence ATGACTACTTCCAACTCTATTCTTTCCGCCGTCCCGACCTCGCCTTCCTCGGGCATTCGGGCCCTGGCCCGCTTTGGCTTCGCGGCCAAAGGCATCGTGTACCTCCTAATGGGCCTGCTGGCCCTGCTGGCCGCTTCGGGCCAGAAAGGCGGCCAGACCGCCGATAAAAAACAAGCCGTCCAGACCTTGCAGGACCTACCCGGCGGCCAGGTGCTGCTTGGTTTAGTGGCGTTTGGCTTGGTGGGCTACATCGTGTGGCGCTTCACGCAGGCCCTAATGGACACCGAAGACAAAGGCTCCGGCGCGAAAGGCATCGGGCGGCGCCTAGGCTACGCAGGCAGCGGCCTGCTATATGGTAGCCTGGCCTGGTTTGCCGCCCAGCTAGCCATGGACGGCACGGCCAGCTCCGGCGGCAACGGGCAGCAAACTTTCACGGCCAAGGTGCTGGGCTGGCCCGGCGGCGAGTGGATCATCATGGCCCTCGGCCTGGCTATCATCGGGGGCGGCATCTATCAGATCTATCGGGCTTATTCCGGCAAGTTTCATAAGCATGTGAATGCCAGCGGGTTGCCTGCAAACCAACAGCAGGTAGTATATCGCACGGGTCAGGTAGGGTACACGGCCCGGGGCATCGTAATGGGCATTATCGGCTACTTTTTCCTGCAGGCGGGCCAACAGTCGCGCGCCGAGGCCGTGGGCACCACCGACGAAGCCTTCGACCTGCTAGCCTCCATGGGTCCGGTCGTGCTGGCCGTGGTAGCTCTGGGGCTCATGGCCTACGGCCTATACATGCTGGTGCAGGCCCGCTTCCCGGTGCTGCGGGTGTGA
- a CDS encoding DUF6799 domain-containing protein, producing MRFRFLLLACLLFATHLAVAQANDGFQRRDGSMYLIRNGETRPMTRDVRLPNGRLITRDGFVVARDGKRTELKDGQGCTLLGEPVTIRPQPDGRLLLATSVAPRPVAPAAPVSYSEAVWRWLEGRGKGKGRGRGKGHEKFKHKHKHDDD from the coding sequence ATGCGTTTTCGATTTCTCCTGCTGGCCTGTTTGCTCTTCGCTACCCACTTGGCCGTGGCCCAGGCCAACGACGGCTTTCAGCGGCGCGACGGCAGCATGTACCTCATCCGAAACGGTGAAACCCGCCCCATGACCCGCGACGTGCGCCTGCCCAACGGCCGCCTCATCACCCGCGACGGTTTTGTGGTAGCCCGCGATGGGAAGCGCACGGAGCTGAAGGATGGGCAAGGCTGCACCCTACTCGGCGAGCCGGTAACCATCCGGCCGCAGCCCGATGGCCGGCTGCTATTGGCCACCAGTGTGGCCCCGCGCCCTGTCGCTCCGGCAGCCCCTGTCAGCTACTCAGAGGCTGTTTGGCGCTGGCTGGAGGGTAGGGGAAAAGGCAAAGGACGGGGCAGAGGCAAAGGCCACGAGAAGTTTAAGCATAAGCACAAACACGACGATGATTGA
- a CDS encoding WG repeat-containing protein: MLHTYLSAPFSSPTRQQQFEAVAAALRAEAGAPYTVLLGNIAPDATRPDYRLDAVVVRPRSITVLQLIPTGGLLHIPDLRTGTWLLDGAPLELPDDAENPFNRFEQQRAALVAYLTPHLPPEAANLQFTTGLVLFGAPVRFGPEVEARMAAVPAASTFHLLPDPARFTRRLAQLASPEIDLTPTDLEQLCQSLGFALDNEVAPVDSPLPPTASLAEAAGPATLFRQKAGQLWRWLGAEDVDELDRRTTGYEVDLEARSQEKQELEQLRTSLQADLSQQLQAMETRETEREQRIAQLQQQLAATPVAATEAPDLQQQLAAEKREKAALEASIQAYRQELERRNQELGSKIQQLENLIERLSSAPTVLPPGSAATVPPVPHPPTLPPEPAATSPMPAAVEEPATSATPVSPANPTGPAAPPRRPQFGRPAEARQQFLAGLNRWRPALRRLSSGIAPWAAQVRRQPRQLAYVAGGGLLAVLLAVGITRCGDPEAPVPFQQQGRYGLLTPDGDTLLPARYARIDTFHQGKAVVELNGVFGFVQDDGTEIIKPAYDALYPYSGGFARARVGKAYTFIDTGGEEFGAYYYAARDFAGGYAAVLDYRGWHYISGPDEPASSPVIFQEAYSFDQDLARIKTKGYFTFIRPEYLADTTVGTAPFGRYASATDFDAQGRARVTQQGRTFFIDRDGDEVKD, from the coding sequence ATGCTGCACACCTACCTATCGGCTCCTTTTTCTTCTCCCACCCGACAGCAGCAGTTTGAGGCGGTGGCCGCCGCCCTGCGCGCCGAGGCCGGAGCGCCGTACACGGTGCTGCTGGGCAACATAGCCCCCGATGCCACCCGCCCCGACTACCGGCTGGATGCCGTGGTGGTACGCCCGCGCAGTATTACGGTTCTGCAGCTGATACCTACGGGCGGCCTGCTCCACATTCCGGATTTACGCACGGGTACGTGGCTGCTCGATGGCGCTCCGCTGGAACTCCCCGACGACGCCGAAAACCCCTTCAACCGCTTCGAGCAGCAGCGGGCCGCTTTGGTTGCCTACCTCACGCCGCACCTCCCGCCTGAGGCCGCCAACCTGCAGTTTACTACCGGGCTGGTGCTGTTTGGCGCCCCCGTGCGGTTTGGGCCGGAGGTAGAAGCGCGCATGGCCGCCGTGCCCGCTGCTTCTACCTTCCATTTGCTGCCCGACCCGGCCCGTTTCACCCGCCGCCTGGCCCAGCTGGCTTCCCCCGAAATCGACCTGACGCCCACTGACTTGGAGCAGCTGTGTCAGAGCCTGGGGTTTGCTTTGGATAACGAGGTAGCACCGGTTGACAGCCCCCTACCCCCTACCGCCTCGCTAGCTGAGGCGGCAGGACCCGCAACGTTGTTTCGGCAGAAGGCGGGGCAGTTGTGGCGGTGGCTGGGGGCGGAGGATGTGGATGAGCTGGACCGGCGCACCACCGGTTATGAGGTGGACCTGGAAGCGCGCAGCCAGGAAAAGCAGGAGCTGGAACAGCTGCGCACTAGCCTGCAGGCCGACCTCAGCCAGCAGCTACAGGCCATGGAAACCCGCGAAACCGAGCGGGAGCAGCGCATTGCCCAACTGCAGCAGCAGCTGGCCGCTACCCCCGTGGCCGCCACCGAAGCCCCCGACCTGCAGCAACAACTGGCCGCCGAAAAACGCGAGAAAGCCGCGCTGGAAGCATCTATTCAGGCGTATCGACAGGAGTTGGAGCGCCGCAACCAGGAGCTGGGCAGCAAGATTCAACAGCTGGAAAACCTGATTGAGCGCCTTTCTTCGGCCCCAACCGTGCTGCCGCCGGGCAGCGCCGCTACCGTCCCGCCGGTACCGCATCCCCCCACCCTACCCCCTGAACCAGCTGCAACCTCACCAATGCCAGCAGCTGTTGAAGAACCTGCTACCAGTGCTACCCCCGTTAGTCCGGCAAACCCTACCGGTCCGGCAGCGCCGCCCCGCCGCCCGCAGTTTGGGCGGCCCGCCGAAGCGCGGCAGCAGTTTCTGGCTGGTCTCAACCGGTGGCGGCCGGCCCTGCGCCGACTGAGCAGCGGTATAGCGCCCTGGGCAGCTCAGGTACGCCGCCAGCCGCGCCAGCTTGCCTATGTAGCAGGTGGTGGGCTGCTGGCCGTGCTATTGGCCGTGGGCATTACCCGTTGCGGAGACCCGGAAGCGCCGGTTCCTTTTCAGCAGCAGGGTCGCTATGGCCTGCTCACACCCGATGGTGATACCCTGTTACCGGCCCGCTACGCCCGCATTGATACTTTCCACCAGGGGAAGGCGGTGGTAGAACTGAACGGAGTGTTTGGCTTCGTGCAGGATGATGGCACGGAAATCATCAAGCCCGCCTACGATGCCCTATACCCGTACTCAGGCGGTTTCGCCCGGGCCCGGGTCGGCAAAGCCTACACCTTTATAGACACAGGGGGTGAGGAATTCGGGGCTTACTACTACGCTGCCCGCGACTTCGCCGGGGGTTACGCCGCCGTGCTCGACTACCGGGGCTGGCACTACATCAGCGGCCCCGATGAGCCGGCTTCCAGCCCGGTCATCTTTCAGGAAGCGTATTCGTTTGACCAAGACTTGGCCCGGATAAAAACCAAAGGCTACTTCACCTTCATCCGGCCCGAATACTTAGCGGATACTACCGTGGGAACGGCTCCTTTTGGGCGATACGCCAGCGCCACCGACTTTGACGCCCAGGGCCGGGCCCGCGTAACGCAGCAAGGGCGCACGTTCTTTATTGATAGGGACGGCGACGAAGTGAAAGACTGA
- a CDS encoding SMP-30/gluconolactonase/LRE family protein codes for MLYRFLPTPATQALGLSLLAGLLLSACSSPDKPAQGAAVASGSSDSAATAAPVAPANSPLQVVAQFREPQIVGVAVTPDGRVFGDFPRWDDNPVNAIAEIMPDGSVKGYPDANWNLWNETVRNEPQKHWICPQSVHADKTGMLWVLDPASPGIKGTVPGGPKLVKIDPKTDKVVQNISIPESVASRKSYLNDVRIDTQNQYAYITESGVGSLVVVDLKSGKSRKLLAQHPSMLADTTLNIKADGHELIDPSGNKARFNADGIALSQDLQYLYWKPLTSYKLYRIKTEALRNPALSDAQLAKQIEDLGKVPACDGMEIDAANNVYLTAFEDHSIKRRTPDGKIETVVQDPRLEWPDTFAFSGDGKTLYITNSAIHNTPTWNRGIGKQDQPYHIFKMALFK; via the coding sequence ATGCTATATCGTTTCCTGCCTACTCCTGCTACCCAGGCCCTGGGCCTAAGCCTGCTGGCGGGCCTGCTGCTCAGCGCCTGCTCCTCGCCCGACAAACCCGCCCAAGGCGCTGCGGTAGCTTCAGGTTCCTCCGACTCAGCGGCTACGGCCGCGCCAGTAGCCCCGGCCAACTCGCCCCTACAAGTGGTGGCGCAGTTCCGGGAGCCCCAGATTGTAGGCGTGGCCGTGACGCCCGATGGCCGGGTGTTCGGCGACTTTCCGCGCTGGGACGATAACCCGGTAAACGCCATTGCCGAAATCATGCCCGATGGCTCCGTGAAAGGCTACCCCGATGCCAACTGGAACCTCTGGAACGAAACCGTCCGCAACGAGCCCCAGAAGCACTGGATCTGCCCCCAGAGCGTACACGCCGATAAAACCGGCATGCTGTGGGTGCTCGATCCGGCCTCGCCCGGCATCAAAGGCACGGTGCCCGGCGGCCCCAAGCTGGTCAAAATCGACCCCAAGACCGATAAGGTGGTGCAAAACATCAGCATCCCGGAAAGTGTGGCCTCGCGCAAGTCCTACCTCAACGATGTCCGCATTGATACCCAGAATCAGTACGCTTACATCACCGAGTCGGGGGTAGGGAGCCTAGTGGTCGTGGATCTGAAGTCGGGGAAGTCGCGCAAGCTGCTGGCCCAGCACCCTTCCATGCTGGCCGATACTACCCTCAACATCAAGGCCGACGGGCACGAATTGATTGACCCCAGCGGCAATAAGGCCCGCTTCAACGCCGACGGCATTGCCCTGAGCCAGGACCTGCAGTATCTCTACTGGAAGCCCCTGACCAGCTACAAGCTCTACCGCATCAAAACTGAAGCCCTGCGCAATCCGGCTCTGTCGGATGCCCAGCTGGCCAAGCAGATTGAGGATCTGGGCAAGGTTCCCGCCTGCGACGGAATGGAAATTGATGCGGCTAATAACGTGTATCTGACCGCTTTTGAGGATCACTCCATCAAGCGCCGCACCCCCGATGGCAAGATTGAAACGGTAGTGCAGGACCCGCGCCTGGAATGGCCCGATACGTTTGCCTTCTCCGGCGATGGTAAAACTCTGTACATCACCAACTCGGCCATTCACAATACGCCTACCTGGAACAGAGGCATTGGCAAGCAGGATCAGCCGTACCACATCTTCAAGATGGCTCTTTTCAAGTAG